A genomic segment from Sciurus carolinensis chromosome 1, mSciCar1.2, whole genome shotgun sequence encodes:
- the Fcgr2a gene encoding low affinity immunoglobulin gamma Fc region receptor II-a isoform X5, producing the protein MTLEISMFLSVRPGSRWLLQPLTILLLLASADRQTADFPKAMVKLEPPWIQVLQEDYVTLKCQGIHNSGNHSTQWFHNRRLILTQPQSNYRFKAKKNDSGAYRCQMDQISLSDPVHLDVLSDWLLLQTTQLVFQEGDTIMLRCHSWKNNPLNKITFYQNGNSKQFSHFNNKFSIPLANQSHSGDYYCKGSVGRKSYSSKSVTITVQVLPLALVLFSHA; encoded by the exons ATGACTTTGGAGATCTCCATGTTTCTGAGCGTTCGTCCTGGCAGCAGATGGCTGCTTCAACCACTGACAATTTTGCTGCTGTTGG CTTCTGCAGACAGGCAAACTG CAGATTTCCCAAAGGCTATGGTGAAACTTGAGCCCCCATGGATCCAAGTGCTCCAGGAGGACTATGTGACACTGAAATGCCAAGGAATTCACAACTCTGGGAACCATTCTACCCAGTGGTTCCACAATAGGAGACTCATCCTGACCCAGCCTCAGTCCAACTACAGATTTAAGGCCAAGAAAAATGACAGTGGGGCATACAGGTGCCAAATGGACCAGATCAGTCTCAGCGACCCAGTGCATCTGGATGTGCTTTCTG ACTGGCTTCTGCTCCAGACTACTCAACTGGTGTTCCAGGAGGGGGACACCATCATGTTGAGGTGCCACAGCTGGAAGAACAACCCTCTGAACAAGATCACATTCTACCAGAATGGAAATTCCAAGCAGTTTTCCCATTTCAATAACAAGTTCTCCATTCCATTAGCAAACCAAAGTCACAGTGGTGATTACTACTGCAAAGGAAGTGTAGGAAGGAAGTCCTACTCATCAAAATCTGTGACCATCACTGTCCAAG tgCTTCCACTTGCCCTTGTACTTTTCTCCCATGCATAG
- the Fcgr2a gene encoding low affinity immunoglobulin gamma Fc region receptor II-a isoform X6 — MTLEISMFLSVRPGSRWLLQPLTILLLLASADRQTDWLLLQTTQLVFQEGDTIMLRCHSWKNNPLNKITFYQNGNSKQFSHFNNKFSIPLANQSHSGDYYCKGSVGRKSYSSKSVTITVQGPTIPYISLPWYQITFFLVMGLLFAVDTGMYFSVQRDLQSSVENRRNYKVRWCHGLQDK; from the exons ATGACTTTGGAGATCTCCATGTTTCTGAGCGTTCGTCCTGGCAGCAGATGGCTGCTTCAACCACTGACAATTTTGCTGCTGTTGG CTTCTGCAGACAGGCAAACTG ACTGGCTTCTGCTCCAGACTACTCAACTGGTGTTCCAGGAGGGGGACACCATCATGTTGAGGTGCCACAGCTGGAAGAACAACCCTCTGAACAAGATCACATTCTACCAGAATGGAAATTCCAAGCAGTTTTCCCATTTCAATAACAAGTTCTCCATTCCATTAGCAAACCAAAGTCACAGTGGTGATTACTACTGCAAAGGAAGTGTAGGAAGGAAGTCCTACTCATCAAAATCTGTGACCATCACTGTCCAAG GCCCAACAATTCCATACATCTCTCTACCTTGGTACCAAATCACTTTTTTCTTGGTGATGGGACTCCTGTTTGCAGTGGACACTGGGATGTATTTCTCTGTTCAGCGAGATCTTCAAAGCTCAGTGGAGAACCGGAGGAATTACAAAGTCAGATGGTGCCATGGCCTTCAGGATAAATGA
- the Fcgr2a gene encoding low affinity immunoglobulin gamma Fc region receptor II-a isoform X3, which yields MTLEISMFLSVRPGSRWLLQPLTILLLLADFPKAMVKLEPPWIQVLQEDYVTLKCQGIHNSGNHSTQWFHNRRLILTQPQSNYRFKAKKNDSGAYRCQMDQISLSDPVHLDVLSDWLLLQTTQLVFQEGDTIMLRCHSWKNNPLNKITFYQNGNSKQFSHFNNKFSIPLANQSHSGDYYCKGSVGRKSYSSKSVTITVQGPTIPYISLPWYQITFFLVMGLLFAVDTGMYFSVQRDLQSSVENRRNYKVRWCHGLQDK from the exons ATGACTTTGGAGATCTCCATGTTTCTGAGCGTTCGTCCTGGCAGCAGATGGCTGCTTCAACCACTGACAATTTTGCTGCTGTTGG CAGATTTCCCAAAGGCTATGGTGAAACTTGAGCCCCCATGGATCCAAGTGCTCCAGGAGGACTATGTGACACTGAAATGCCAAGGAATTCACAACTCTGGGAACCATTCTACCCAGTGGTTCCACAATAGGAGACTCATCCTGACCCAGCCTCAGTCCAACTACAGATTTAAGGCCAAGAAAAATGACAGTGGGGCATACAGGTGCCAAATGGACCAGATCAGTCTCAGCGACCCAGTGCATCTGGATGTGCTTTCTG ACTGGCTTCTGCTCCAGACTACTCAACTGGTGTTCCAGGAGGGGGACACCATCATGTTGAGGTGCCACAGCTGGAAGAACAACCCTCTGAACAAGATCACATTCTACCAGAATGGAAATTCCAAGCAGTTTTCCCATTTCAATAACAAGTTCTCCATTCCATTAGCAAACCAAAGTCACAGTGGTGATTACTACTGCAAAGGAAGTGTAGGAAGGAAGTCCTACTCATCAAAATCTGTGACCATCACTGTCCAAG GCCCAACAATTCCATACATCTCTCTACCTTGGTACCAAATCACTTTTTTCTTGGTGATGGGACTCCTGTTTGCAGTGGACACTGGGATGTATTTCTCTGTTCAGCGAGATCTTCAAAGCTCAGTGGAGAACCGGAGGAATTACAAAGTCAGATGGTGCCATGGCCTTCAGGATAAATGA
- the Fcgr2a gene encoding low affinity immunoglobulin gamma Fc region receptor II-a isoform X4, whose product MTLEISMFLSVRPGSRWLLQPLTILLLLDFPKAMVKLEPPWIQVLQEDYVTLKCQGIHNSGNHSTQWFHNRRLILTQPQSNYRFKAKKNDSGAYRCQMDQISLSDPVHLDVLSDWLLLQTTQLVFQEGDTIMLRCHSWKNNPLNKITFYQNGNSKQFSHFNNKFSIPLANQSHSGDYYCKGSVGRKSYSSKSVTITVQGPTIPYISLPWYQITFFLVMGLLFAVDTGMYFSVQRDLQSSVENRRNYKVRWCHGLQDK is encoded by the exons ATGACTTTGGAGATCTCCATGTTTCTGAGCGTTCGTCCTGGCAGCAGATGGCTGCTTCAACCACTGACAATTTTGCTGCTGTTGG ATTTCCCAAAGGCTATGGTGAAACTTGAGCCCCCATGGATCCAAGTGCTCCAGGAGGACTATGTGACACTGAAATGCCAAGGAATTCACAACTCTGGGAACCATTCTACCCAGTGGTTCCACAATAGGAGACTCATCCTGACCCAGCCTCAGTCCAACTACAGATTTAAGGCCAAGAAAAATGACAGTGGGGCATACAGGTGCCAAATGGACCAGATCAGTCTCAGCGACCCAGTGCATCTGGATGTGCTTTCTG ACTGGCTTCTGCTCCAGACTACTCAACTGGTGTTCCAGGAGGGGGACACCATCATGTTGAGGTGCCACAGCTGGAAGAACAACCCTCTGAACAAGATCACATTCTACCAGAATGGAAATTCCAAGCAGTTTTCCCATTTCAATAACAAGTTCTCCATTCCATTAGCAAACCAAAGTCACAGTGGTGATTACTACTGCAAAGGAAGTGTAGGAAGGAAGTCCTACTCATCAAAATCTGTGACCATCACTGTCCAAG GCCCAACAATTCCATACATCTCTCTACCTTGGTACCAAATCACTTTTTTCTTGGTGATGGGACTCCTGTTTGCAGTGGACACTGGGATGTATTTCTCTGTTCAGCGAGATCTTCAAAGCTCAGTGGAGAACCGGAGGAATTACAAAGTCAGATGGTGCCATGGCCTTCAGGATAAATGA
- the Fcgr2a gene encoding low affinity immunoglobulin gamma Fc region receptor II-a isoform X2, translating into MTLEISMFLSVRPGSRWLLQPLTILLLLASADRQTDFPKAMVKLEPPWIQVLQEDYVTLKCQGIHNSGNHSTQWFHNRRLILTQPQSNYRFKAKKNDSGAYRCQMDQISLSDPVHLDVLSDWLLLQTTQLVFQEGDTIMLRCHSWKNNPLNKITFYQNGNSKQFSHFNNKFSIPLANQSHSGDYYCKGSVGRKSYSSKSVTITVQGPTIPYISLPWYQITFFLVMGLLFAVDTGMYFSVQRDLQSSVENRRNYKVRWCHGLQDK; encoded by the exons ATGACTTTGGAGATCTCCATGTTTCTGAGCGTTCGTCCTGGCAGCAGATGGCTGCTTCAACCACTGACAATTTTGCTGCTGTTGG CTTCTGCAGACAGGCAAACTG ATTTCCCAAAGGCTATGGTGAAACTTGAGCCCCCATGGATCCAAGTGCTCCAGGAGGACTATGTGACACTGAAATGCCAAGGAATTCACAACTCTGGGAACCATTCTACCCAGTGGTTCCACAATAGGAGACTCATCCTGACCCAGCCTCAGTCCAACTACAGATTTAAGGCCAAGAAAAATGACAGTGGGGCATACAGGTGCCAAATGGACCAGATCAGTCTCAGCGACCCAGTGCATCTGGATGTGCTTTCTG ACTGGCTTCTGCTCCAGACTACTCAACTGGTGTTCCAGGAGGGGGACACCATCATGTTGAGGTGCCACAGCTGGAAGAACAACCCTCTGAACAAGATCACATTCTACCAGAATGGAAATTCCAAGCAGTTTTCCCATTTCAATAACAAGTTCTCCATTCCATTAGCAAACCAAAGTCACAGTGGTGATTACTACTGCAAAGGAAGTGTAGGAAGGAAGTCCTACTCATCAAAATCTGTGACCATCACTGTCCAAG GCCCAACAATTCCATACATCTCTCTACCTTGGTACCAAATCACTTTTTTCTTGGTGATGGGACTCCTGTTTGCAGTGGACACTGGGATGTATTTCTCTGTTCAGCGAGATCTTCAAAGCTCAGTGGAGAACCGGAGGAATTACAAAGTCAGATGGTGCCATGGCCTTCAGGATAAATGA
- the Fcgr2a gene encoding low affinity immunoglobulin gamma Fc region receptor II-a isoform X1, giving the protein MTLEISMFLSVRPGSRWLLQPLTILLLLASADRQTADFPKAMVKLEPPWIQVLQEDYVTLKCQGIHNSGNHSTQWFHNRRLILTQPQSNYRFKAKKNDSGAYRCQMDQISLSDPVHLDVLSDWLLLQTTQLVFQEGDTIMLRCHSWKNNPLNKITFYQNGNSKQFSHFNNKFSIPLANQSHSGDYYCKGSVGRKSYSSKSVTITVQGPTIPYISLPWYQITFFLVMGLLFAVDTGMYFSVQRDLQSSVENRRNYKVRWCHGLQDK; this is encoded by the exons ATGACTTTGGAGATCTCCATGTTTCTGAGCGTTCGTCCTGGCAGCAGATGGCTGCTTCAACCACTGACAATTTTGCTGCTGTTGG CTTCTGCAGACAGGCAAACTG CAGATTTCCCAAAGGCTATGGTGAAACTTGAGCCCCCATGGATCCAAGTGCTCCAGGAGGACTATGTGACACTGAAATGCCAAGGAATTCACAACTCTGGGAACCATTCTACCCAGTGGTTCCACAATAGGAGACTCATCCTGACCCAGCCTCAGTCCAACTACAGATTTAAGGCCAAGAAAAATGACAGTGGGGCATACAGGTGCCAAATGGACCAGATCAGTCTCAGCGACCCAGTGCATCTGGATGTGCTTTCTG ACTGGCTTCTGCTCCAGACTACTCAACTGGTGTTCCAGGAGGGGGACACCATCATGTTGAGGTGCCACAGCTGGAAGAACAACCCTCTGAACAAGATCACATTCTACCAGAATGGAAATTCCAAGCAGTTTTCCCATTTCAATAACAAGTTCTCCATTCCATTAGCAAACCAAAGTCACAGTGGTGATTACTACTGCAAAGGAAGTGTAGGAAGGAAGTCCTACTCATCAAAATCTGTGACCATCACTGTCCAAG GCCCAACAATTCCATACATCTCTCTACCTTGGTACCAAATCACTTTTTTCTTGGTGATGGGACTCCTGTTTGCAGTGGACACTGGGATGTATTTCTCTGTTCAGCGAGATCTTCAAAGCTCAGTGGAGAACCGGAGGAATTACAAAGTCAGATGGTGCCATGGCCTTCAGGATAAATGA